The genomic DNA ATATTGAATTTTGGTATCTGTGAGTACAATAATAACCTTAAATAGCATAAAATAAATAAGAGTACCAAAAATGGAGCCAATTACACTAAGTACAATGCTCCCAATTAGCAATCTTTTTTTATCTCCCGCCAATTTAAGTAAAAAGAAAATATTACTTAATTTATCCGTCATTTTTAAACCTCCATCATAATGTTATCTCTTAGCTCCTTTATATACGGATTATTAGAAGAACGAAGTAGATTAATTGGTCCATAATCCACCTGCCTTCCAGAAGAAAGAATTAATATCTTATCTACAAGTCTTGGTAGAACTCTAATATCATGGGTAATATAAATATAACCAAAAGAATACTTCTCTCTTAAATTGTTTAAGGTATTAAATAACTGTATTTTAGTAATAGTATCAAGCATAGATTCTACTTCATCTAATATAATAATTTCTGGGCTTATAAGCAGAGCCCTAGCAATACTTAGTCTTTGTAATTCTCCACCACTAAAGCATTGAGGTCTTTTATCTAAATCTATATTACCAAGTCCAACGTCTTTTAATATGGGATAAAGCAACGTATTTATTGGATTCCCAGATTTTATCATCCTATGAATCTTGAGTACTTCTAAAAAGCTTTTTAAAACTGTAATGTCATAATCAAAACTATTTTCTGGATTCTGTGTAACTAACTGTACTTTTTTGGCACGCTCCATATTGTTAAAATCAGATAGCAACTTCCCATCTATCAAGATGTCTCCTGACGTGTGTTTTGTAAGCCCTAAAACAGCATTGCCAATGGTTGTTTTTCCGCTACCGCTTTTTCCTATAATGCCTAATGCTTCTTTATCCCCTAGGGTAAAACTGATATCCTCAATAATTATTTTTTTCTTTTTTTTTAATAATCCGTTACTAACATGAACGGTAACATTTTTTAATTCCAGCATAAATACCTCCGTTGATTCCATAAAAAAAGTCCGACATCATTGTCTCGGCATTTATTAAGTCCGCTAATGTCTTATCCCTTGTAGTTTTAAATAGCTTTTTTGTTTTTCCATGTGTAGTAACCCTACCTTTATTCATAACGTAACAATAATCAGAAATCCTATATGCTAATTCTAGGTCATGGGTAATTAGTAAAATACTCACATTCGTTTCTTTATGTAACTCATAAATCATTTTTGCCATCTGATTTCTTAAAATAACATCCATTCCCTTTGTAGGTTCATCCATTATTAGTAATTCCGGTGATCCGCTAATACCTATAGCAGTTAACAAACGTTGCTTCATCCCACCACTTAACTGGTATGGATATTGCTCCATAACTAAGTTAGGTTTTTCTAGCTTAACGAGGTGTAAGAGTGTCTCTGCTTTTTTTCTTATGTTTTCATGTTTTGAAACATGCTGTCTAAGTACTAAAGACAATTGTTTACCGTTTTTCATAAGAGGATTCAATGAACCAGAACAGTTTTGCATAACAATCCCAATATCCTTCCCTCTTACTTTATTTAATTGTTTTTCAGACAATAAAAGAAGGTTATTATTTTTATAGAGTATCTCTCCATCTATATATAGATTATCTGCCAATACTCCAACAATTGAAGATGCAAGCAAACTTTTCCCACTACCACTTTTCCCTACTAAAGAACAAATTGTATTTTCCTTCACACTTAAATCTACACCATTAATAAGCAAGGCTTCTTTACATGTTTTGGTTGATACTTTTAATCCATTGATTTCTAATATATTACGTCTCATTAGCTTACCTCACGATCTAATAATAATGTCTTATAATTCTCCGACAGCTTCAGTAATAAAAGAATAGAAAAGAATTGGAATAATCCTGGAAAAATCATTAATTCTGGAGAACGATTAATGAAACGCAAGGATTCCTTTAGCATATTTCCTATTTCTGGCTGGGGTGGTTGAACACCAAATCCAATAAATGAATAGGAAGAAATCGCAATAATTACATGTCCTATAAATAAAGCAAAGGTGGGTAGCAGCATCCTCAAACATTTTCTCACTAAATGATTTTTAATTATCACAAAATCACTTGCTCCAAGCACACGTAGAACTTTAATATAATCTTCATTTTTTATAATTTTCATCTCGCTTCTAACTATTTTGGAGTTAGAAACTACTGTATATACAATCATTAGAGAAATAAGACATCTCATATTTGCCCCCGTTAGTGAAGACATTAAGATAGCAAGAATAATCATAGGAAAGCTTAATAGTAAATTTGAAATTTGGTAGAATATTTCATCGATAATTCCACCGTAATAACCCAAAATAATTCCAAGAATAATACCTATAGCAAAGGATATTATCTGTACGAATAGAGCGATAGTAAATGTATATCTGAATCCAATCACAGTCCTTATAAAGACATCTCTTCCAAATTGATCTGTTCCAAACAAATGCTGTAAGGAAGGAGATGCAAAGGAATCTTTTGAGTTAACTAAATTAGCTTCAGGGAATATAATCCATGAAGTGAATATAAATAAAAAGAATATAGTAATCAAAGTAGTGGATATTATTATTTTTCTCTTTTTATATTTCAATTTCACCCTGTTCCCCTCCTATCAAGGTAGCTATATAATATATCTGCAATCATATTTGCAACAGATACCAGTAAACCAAGTACTAAAGTTGCACTAGCAACGACCATATAATCCTTAAGATTTACTGCCTTCATAAGAAGTGTTCCGAAACCCGAAATTGAAAAAATACTTTCCA from Maledivibacter sp. includes the following:
- a CDS encoding ABC transporter permease produces the protein MKLKYKKRKIIISTTLITIFFLFIFTSWIIFPEANLVNSKDSFASPSLQHLFGTDQFGRDVFIRTVIGFRYTFTIALFVQIISFAIGIILGIILGYYGGIIDEIFYQISNLLLSFPMIILAILMSSLTGANMRCLISLMIVYTVVSNSKIVRSEMKIIKNEDYIKVLRVLGASDFVIIKNHLVRKCLRMLLPTFALFIGHVIIAISSYSFIGFGVQPPQPEIGNMLKESLRFINRSPELMIFPGLFQFFSILLLLKLSENYKTLLLDREVS
- a CDS encoding ABC transporter ATP-binding protein gives rise to the protein MRRNILEINGLKVSTKTCKEALLINGVDLSVKENTICSLVGKSGSGKSLLASSIVGVLADNLYIDGEILYKNNNLLLLSEKQLNKVRGKDIGIVMQNCSGSLNPLMKNGKQLSLVLRQHVSKHENIRKKAETLLHLVKLEKPNLVMEQYPYQLSGGMKQRLLTAIGISGSPELLIMDEPTKGMDVILRNQMAKMIYELHKETNVSILLITHDLELAYRISDYCYVMNKGRVTTHGKTKKLFKTTRDKTLADLINAETMMSDFFYGINGGIYAGIKKCYRSC
- a CDS encoding ATP-binding cassette domain-containing protein, with the protein product MLELKNVTVHVSNGLLKKKKKIIIEDISFTLGDKEALGIIGKSGSGKTTIGNAVLGLTKHTSGDILIDGKLLSDFNNMERAKKVQLVTQNPENSFDYDITVLKSFLEVLKIHRMIKSGNPINTLLYPILKDVGLGNIDLDKRPQCFSGGELQRLSIARALLISPEIIILDEVESMLDTITKIQLFNTLNNLREKYSFGYIYITHDIRVLPRLVDKILILSSGRQVDYGPINLLRSSNNPYIKELRDNIMMEV